From one Malus sylvestris chromosome 1, drMalSylv7.2, whole genome shotgun sequence genomic stretch:
- the LOC126627816 gene encoding disease resistance protein Roq1-like, whose translation MAVSSSSSVSDVRRWKYDVFVSFGHQDTGRDFVSHLIRAFNQKSISTPVDAEGICRDDCPSEELPDAVQHSRLFIVVFSKGYADSRCRLEELVQMLNCVDKNNQKLLPVFYRVDPSDVRRATGAFAEAFQKYECNRVDEEEVPRWRSALTSASNYFGWYLPYYRNEADVIEEIVQSVFDKLICFSSYGSRRKYDVFLNFRGTDTRKSFVVHLYKALYLKVINTFMDGEELEKATAFRIS comes from the exons ATggctgtttcttcttcttcttcagtatCTGACGTCCGTCGTTGGAAATATGATGTCTTCGTCAGTTTCGGACACCAAGACACCGGCAGGGATTTTGTCAGCCATCTGATCAGAGCTTTCAATCAGAAATCAATCAGTACACCCGTGGATGCTGAAGGTATTTGCAGAGACGACTGCCCTTCGGAGGAGCTCCCAGACGCCGTCCAACATTCGAGGCTTTTTATTGTAGTTTTTTCTAAAGGATACGCTGATTCCAGATGTCGCCTCGAAGAACTGGTCCAAATGCTGAACTGCGTGGATAAAAATAACCAGAAGTTGTTGCCCGTTTTCTATAGAGTAGATCCGTCTGATGTTCGTAGAGCCACCGGAGCTTTTGCGGAAGCTTTTCAGAAATACGAGTGCAATCGCGTCGACGAGGAAGAGGTGCCGAGATGGAGATCCGCTCTAACTAGTGCCAGCAATTATTTTGGCTGGTATCTCCCATATTATAg GAATGAAGCCGACGTGATCGAGGAAATCGTACAAAGTGTTTTTGATAAATTGATCTGCTTCTCATCGTATGGCAGTCGTCGGAAATATGATGTATTTCTCAACTTTAGAGGTACAGACACTCGCAAGAGTTTTGTCGTCCATCTCTACAAAGCTCTGTATCTAAAAGTAATCAACACCTTCATGGATGGTGAAGAGTTAGAAAAGGCAACAGCATTTCGGATCTCCTGA
- the LOC126627824 gene encoding inactive disease resistance protein RPS4-like yields the protein MNWLHWLTSLKLEGCKGLKSIPEISSTIRFIDAHDCTALVSVSRPSKFFPKNLYLTFSNCFQLVQNLFEDVVEAHQGNPQPLSLFMYLPGSKLSDWFSHQCSRSSVTVHLPPVLDHKILGFAVCGVTKFKYAHYASDLSALCFCTFKGEHAWRARFLL from the exons ATGAATTGGCTTCATTGGTTAACAAGTCTCAAATTGGAAGGTTGCAAGGGACTGAAATCAATACCAGAGATTTCATCAACTATAAGGTTCATAGATGCCCATGATTGCACGGCTTTGGTATCTGTTTCAAGACCAAGCAAGTTTTTTCCGAAGAATCTTTACTTGACATTTTCAAACTGCTTCCAGCTGGTGCAAAATCTATTTGAAGATGTTGTGGAAGCTCatcag GGTAATCCGCAACCTCTTTCCTTGTTTATGTATCTTCCTGGAAGTAAACTTTCAGATTGGTTCAGCCATCAGTGTAGCAGATCTTCCGTAACTGTGCATCTACCACCAGTCTTGGATCATAAGATTTTAGGATTCGCTGTGTGCGGTGTTACTAAGTTCAAGTATGCACATTATGCATCTGATCTATCTGCTCTGTGTTTTTGTACCTTCAAAGGAGAGCATGCATGGCGAGCGCGGTTTCTGCTTTGA
- the LOC126627701 gene encoding 3-ketoacyl-CoA synthase 5-like produces MELQRLLLLIIVTTVETLIVLQKREPIFHFIHLPCLIIFFTLQSCFFSNPTQVYLVDFSCLKPPSSCIVPFSKFLGNASKFESFDKESLAFMAKVLASSGHGQETYLPPALHHIPPLSHHQESIEEVHMVLFPIMDDLLAKTNLSPQEIDILIVNCSGFCPSPSFASIVINKYSMRSDVKSYSLSGMGCSASALAIDLAKNLLKVHKNSYAVVLSTEILSTGWYAGHEQPKLILNCVFRMGSAAILLTNKKREKMNSKYELFLTLRTQKAFDDRAYLSTIREEDSNGKLGVTIKRDILEVAGELLRWNVMVLGSSILPFLEKFRYGVSVIRKRYIDKSTEIYVPNFKTVIEHFCLPTSGRQLVSELAKGLKLGDREMEAALMTLHRFGNQSSSSLWYELAYLEAKQKVKKGDRVWQLGMGTGPKCTSLVWKCIRSMAEDESKKGPWADSIHRYPMVAMDR; encoded by the exons atGGAACTTCAAAGACTTTTGCTCCTCATAATTGTAACTACAGTGGAAACCCTAATTGTCCTGCAAAAAAGAGAACCCattttccacttcatccatctccCATGCCTAATCATTTTCTTCACCCTCCAGTCTTGCTTCTTCTCAAACCCTACTCAAGTCTATTTGGTGGACTTTTCATGCTTAAAACCACCAAGCTCCTGCATTGTTCCCTTCTCCAAATTCCTCGGAAACGCCTCAAAGTTCGAATCTTTCGACAAGGAAAGCCTCGCTTTCATGGCGAAAGTGCTCGCTTCTTCAGGTCACGGCCAAGAAACCTACCTTCCTCCAGCCCTACACCACATTCCGCCATTATCCCACCACCAAGAATCCATCGAAGAAGTCCACATGGTGCTCTTTCCCATCATGGATGATCTTTTGGCCAAAACAAACCTTTCTCCGCAAGAAATTGACATTTTGATAGTGAACTGCAGCGGCTTCTGCCCTTCTCCTTCTTTCGCCTCCATTGTCATCAACAAGTACTCGATGCGAAGCGACGTAAAGAGCTACAGTCTCTCTGGCATGGGGTGCAGCGCAAGCGCTTTAGCCATTGATTTGGCTAAAAATCTTCTGAAAGTTCACAAGAATTCTTATGCCGTTGTTCTTAGCACGGAGATTTTATCAACGGGCTGGTATGCAGGACACGAGCAGCCTAAGTTGATCCTCAATTGCGTCTTCCGAATGGGGAGCGCGGCAATCTTGCTTACGAACAAGAAACGAGAAAAAATGAATTCGAAATACGAACTGTTCCTGACACTAAGAACCCAGAAAGCGTTTGATGATAGGGCTTATCTTTCGACCATACGCGAAGAGGACTCTAATGGAAAACTTGGCGTCACCATCAAGCGAGATATTCTAGAG GTGGCTGGAGAGTTACTTCGTTGGAATGTGATGGTTCTCGGCTCTTCAATCTTGCCATTCTTGGAAAAATTTCGATATGGGGTTTCAGTAATCCGGAAGAGGTACATTGACAAGTCTACAGAGATTTACGTGCCGAATTTCAAGACTGTGATCGAGCATTTTTGTTTGCCGACTTCCGGGAGGCAGTTGGTGAGCGAGTTGGCCAAAGGGTTGAAGCTTGGGGACAGGGAAATGGAGGCTGCTCTGATGACACTGCACAGATTTGGGAACCAGTCATCGTCTTCGCTGTGGTATGAATTGGCATACTTGGAGGCCAAACAAAAAGTGAAGAAAGGTGATAGGGTTTGGCAGCTTGGAATGGGGACTGGGCCAAAATGCACTAGTTTGGTTTGGAAATGCATAAGGTCCATGGCTGAAGATGAGTCCAAGAAGGGCCCATGGGCCGACAGCATCCATCGATATCCGATGGTTGCCATGGATCGATGA
- the LOC126627717 gene encoding subtilisin-like protease SBT1.3 yields the protein MKMVEKPEKWQVLTLTIFMFFNIALSAKTPLTKKTYIVQMDKSAKPESFSNHIDWYSSKVQSVLINPENQEDGGEDQQRVIYTYQNAFHGVAARLSEQEAERLEEQDGVLAIFPETKYELHTTRSPLFLGLEPHVRASTTNVWSQRVTDHDVIVGVLDTGVWPESQSFNDTGMTPVPAHWKGACETGRSFTKSNCNKKIVGARIFYHGYEAATGKINEQTEFKSPRDQDGHGTHTAATVAGSPVRGANLLGYARGTARGMAPSARIAAYKVCWVGGCFSSDILSAVDRAVADGVNVLSISLGGGVSSYYRDSLSVAAFGAMEMGIFVSCSAGNGGPDPVSLTNVSPWITTVGASTMDRDFPATVKLGNGRTITGVSLYRGRMKLSTNKQYPVVYLGSNSTSPNPSSLCLEGTLDRRVVAGKIVICDRGISPRVQKGEVVKEAGGVGMILANTAANGEELVADCHLVPAVAVGENEAKGIKHYASTSPRATATLTFLGTRVGVRPSPVVAAFSSRGPNLVSLEILKPDMVAPGVNILAAWTGALGPSSLPADRRNVKFNILSGTSMSCPHVSGIAALLKARHPDWSPAAIKSALMTTAYVHDNTRKPLQDSSAASISTPYDHGAGHINPVRALDPGLIYDIEAQDYLEFLCTQRLTPTQLKVFTKYSNRSCKNNLASPGDLNYPALSVVFPERTNVSVLTLHRTVTNVGPAVSNYHAIVSPFKGAYVKVEPRTLKFTKANQKLSYKIIFTTKSRQAVPEFGGLVWKDGVHRVRSPIVVVWLPPL from the coding sequence ATGAAAATGGTGGAAAAACCAGAGAAATGGCAGGTTTTAACCCTAACAATCTTCATGTTCTTCAACATTGCCCTCTCTGCGAAAACCCCATTGACAAAAAAGACCTACATTGTCCAGATGGACAAGTCAGCCAAGCCAGAGTCTTTCTCCAACCACATAGATTGGTACTCATCAAAAGTGCAATCCGTACTCATCAATCCAGAGAATCAAGAAGACGGAGGCGAAGATCAACAGAGGGTAATCTACACTTACCAGAACGCCTTCCACGGCGTCGCTGCCCGGCTAAGCGAGCAAGAAGCCGAGCGGCTAGAGGAGCAAGACGGAGTCTTGGCGATTTTCCCAGAGACTAAGTACGAGCTCCACACCACAAGGAGTCCCCTGTTTCTTGGGCTCGAACCGCATGTCAGAGCCAGCACCACCAATGTCTGGTCACAACGAGTCACCGACCACGACGTCATTGTCGGGGTGCTGGACACGGGTGTCTGGCCGGAGAGCCAGAGCTTCAACGACACTGGCATGACCCCAGTGCCGGCCCACTGGAAGGGAGCGTGCGAAACCGGCCGTAGCTTCACCAAAAGCAACTGCAACAAAAAAATTGTTGGAGCGAGAATTTTTTATCACGGATATGAGGCAGCCACGGGGAAGATCAACGAGCAGACGGAGTTTAAGTCGCCGAGAGATCAGGACGGGCATGGGACCCACACTGCCGCCACAGTTGCCGGGTCTCCGGTGCGCGGTGCTAATCTTCTCGGGTATGCTCGTGGAACGGCCAGAGGAATGGCGCCGAGTGCGAGAATTGCGGCGTACAAGGTTTGCTGGGTCGGCGGCTGCTTCAGCTCAGATATTCTGTCGGCGGTGGACAGAGCGGTGGCCGATGGAGTCAATGTGTTGTCTATATCTTTAGGAGGAGGTGTGTCTTCTTATTACCGGGACAGTTTGTCCGTGGCGGCTTTTGGGGCTATGGAGATGGGAATTTTCGTGTCCTGCTCCGCCGGAAATGGAGGGCCGGATCCTGTTAGTCTGACCAATGTGTCCCCCTGGATAACCACGGTTGGAGCTAGCACCATGGATAGGGATTTTCCAGCTACTGTGAAGCTCGGAAATGGCAGGACTATTACCGGGGTTTCGCTCTACAGGGGAAGGATGAAGCTGTCAACAAACAAGCAATACCCTGTTGTGTATTTGGGAAGCAATTCAACTAGTCCTAATCCGAGCTCGCTGTGTTTGGAGGGGACGTTGGATCGCCGAGTTGTGGCCGGAAAGATTGTGATTTGCGACCGTGGGATTAGTCCTAGAGTGCAGAAGGGAGAAGTGGTGAAAGAAGCCGGAGGAGTTGGGATGATCTTGGCAAACACAGCTGCAAACGGAGAGGAGCTTGTGGCGGATTGCCACCTTGTTCCGGCGGTTGCTGTGGGAGAGAACGAAGCAAAGGGAATCAAGCATTATGCTTCAACAAGCCCGAGAGCCACCGCAACTCTAACATTTCTTGGAACTAGAGTTGGGGTTAGACCGTCGCCTGTGGTGGCAGCGTTTTCATCCAGAGGGCCTAATCTGGTAAGCCTTGAGATTCTCAAGCCGGATATGGTGGCACCAGGAGTTAACATCCTCGCCGCTTGGACAGGCGCATTAGGCCCGTCCAGCTTGCCAGCAGATCGTAGAAACGTGAAGTTCAATATACTGTCCGGGACTTCAATGTCCTGCCCCCATGTGAGCGGCATTGCCGCTCTGCTCAAGGCAAGGCACCCGGATTGGAGTCCGGCTGCAATAAAGTCCGCCTTGATGACAACCGCGTATGTCCACGACAACACGCGAAAGCCTCTACAAGACTCCTCAGCAGCTTCAATTTCAACCCCGTATGATCACGGTGCAGGGCACATAAACCCGGTTAGGGCTCTTGACCCGGGATTGATTTACGACATTGAGGCGCAGGACTATCTTGAATTTCTCTGCACACAAAGGCTAACACCAACACAGCTCAAAGTTTTTACCAAGTACTCGAACAGAAGTTGCAAGAACAATCTAGCCAGTCCCGGGGACTTGAACTACCCGGCACTTTCGGTTGTGTTCCCGGAGAGAACAAATGTTTCTGTTTTGACACTTCACAGAACTGTCACTAACGTTGGCCCTGCGGTTTCGAATTACCACGCCATTGTTTCACCGTTCAAAGGTGCTTATGTGAAAGTCGAGCCTCGGACGCTGAAATTCACCAAAGCCAATCAGAAGCTGTCATACAAAATCATCTTCACTACGAAATCCCGGCAGGCAGTCCCGGAGTTCGGCGGGTTGGTGTGGAAGGATGGAGTGCACAGGGTGAGAAGCCCCATTGTTGTAGTGTGGCTGCCACCACTATAA